Below is a window of Fibrobacter sp. UWB10 DNA.
CCTTTGCGCACGAACGCGCCTTCCTTGACCCAGATGCTGTCAATCTTCCCGGACACGGTAAATCCGACGCGGGCCTGGTTGATGGGTTCCGTGACGCCGTCGAACCCCTGCTGCGCAAGTGCGAATGCAGCGAGGGCGAGTGCTGTAAAAAGTGCCTTGCCGAGCATCAGTCTGCCGCCGCGCTAGAGGAACTGGAAGACGAACTAGACGCAACCGATGAACTGGACTCTGCCGACGAACTTGAAGCCTCGGAAGAGCTGGATGCCTCGGACGAACTGGACTCGGGTGCCTTGGAAAGCTCGGTGAGCACCGTCAGCCCCTGCAAGTAGAGCCCGTTCTTTGCGTGGGCGGTGATGTTCATGCCCACGGTGTCGCCCGCCGCAAGGGAGTCGTCGAATGTCTCGAACATCTTGACGAACAGCGTGTCGGCCTTGATCCAGGCGTCGGCATTGGGGGACTCGTTGTCGGCGTAGATGGACTTCTTGACCTTTGCAGCCTTGCTCCACTGGACCGTGGCGAGCGAGTCGGAGAACTTGACCCAGAGCGTGTCGTTTACCGAGAATGTCGCCTTGTAGCGGCTGCTTGCCGCCCAGGCGTTGCTCGTGACGGCATAAAGCCCGCGGTTCGTGGTAAAGGCCGCGTCGCCCGAAAGGTCTACGGTCAGCCTTTCGCCCTTCTTGGTGTAGCCCACGATGCTCACGGAGTAGGACTTCTCGGCGGCAAGGGGGGCAGTGTGGCGCAGGTACAGCGTGTCGCCCTTGATTTCGGGCATGAGGACTGTCGCTGAATCGCCCGCGAGGCTTACGGAAATGTTCTCCTTGCTGAGCGCCTCGCTGAACACGTAGTAGGGCGTAATGAGCGGCGAGAGGTTCTTGTAGCCCATGCGGTTGTTGTCCATTACGTTTGAAGATACGATGACGGGGGCGCTCTCCTTGAGGGTGTCGCGGACGAGGAAGATTCTGCCCATGTCGTGCACGGCGTCGGAACGCAGGCGGGGGAGCGCCGTGTTCGAAAAGCGGTAGGTCTTGCCCTTGTAGGTGAAGGGTTCCGCCGAGAGCGTGAGGCCGGAATCGGCGGGGAGTTTCTTGAATGTGAAGCGGCCGAGCGAATCCGTCGCGGCGGAGAATGTTTCGGGGGCGATGTTCACGAAGGCCGTGTCCTGGTGCGCGAGGCGCAGCTTTACCTTGGTGGCGGGCGACTTTACGCCCGTGGCCTCTTCCTGCACATAGAGTTCGCCGGAAATTCCCGCGTTCAGCGGCGAAAGCCGCACGACGCGCGACCCGCTCGCCACCACGCCCTCCATGTAGCTCGATTCGCCCGTGGATGCCACCGTGATAATCTTGGGGGCGTAGTAAAGCGTGTCCTTCTTGTCAACCGTGTAGTGGCTGAAGGTGAAGGTGTGCTGGCCGTAGGGCAGGCCGTCTATGAAGAATGCCCCCGACTCGTCGGTATAGGCGGTCTTCTGCTTGCCGGAACCGTCCATGTAGTCTATGGTGGCCCCTTCGAGGCCAAGCCCGTTTGCGCCGCTTACGACACTGCCCGAGAAGGTCCATTTGGAGTATTCGTCGTCCTCGGAATCGGACACGGAACAGCCCGAAACGAGAGCCGCCACGGCAAGCACCGTGACAAAGGATGTACAAAGTTTAACTAGGTTCATAAAACCCCTTGATATGCCTCGGAAATCTAGTAAAAGGCCCTCCATTTTACTAAATATCCAAAAGACATTAACCTTAAAAACAAAGGAATTGCAAAATGGCAGAAAACAAGCAGCCGCAAATCGAATGGAACGACAAGGACATGCGCACCACCTACGTGAACGCGACCAACGTGGTGGCCGGACGCGAAGAGGTGATGATGATTCTCGGCGTGAATCGCGCATGGCAGATGAACCAGGAAAAGGTCGATGTCGCCATCTCCGACCGAATTGTGATGAACCCCTACACGGCAAAGCGCCTCGCCATTATGCTCAGCGCCACCGTGCGCGCCTACGAAAAGAAGTACGGCCCGCTCGACATCGGCGTGAACACCGCCCCGGCGGCAGCCCCTGCCGCCTCCGCGGCCGCCAAGGCCACTGGCAAGTCGGCCAAGTAACGCCCGCCCCGACCGCCCCCCAAGGTCCAATCTCTTTGGGGGAGGGGGAGGAGCAAATTTCTTAAGAGGATTTACAATGAGTGAATCATTTGATTTTAGAGTTATGGATGACTCTGCTTCCGATAATGATTTATTAAAAGATGGAACTCACCAGAGAATTGCCGACAGACTTTTTGAATTGATAACGAAGTCGGCAACCAAGGGGTTGACCATTGGTCTTGAAGGAAGCTGGGGTTCTGGTAAATCGACTGTTGTAAATCTATTAAGAAAGAAACTGGAAGAAACGAAAGAGACTTTCGTTTTCTACATGGATTCGTGGGCGCATGAGGGCGATTTCTTGCGCAGAGCATTTCTTGAAAGTTTTGCCCAGCAACTGCAGAATTGTTGTGAAAAAGATGATTCTATACAAGAGCTAAAAGATAAAATAAGCAATAGAGTTATAACAAAGACAATAGAAACAAAGCCTGTAATGGGATGTATTGGAAAGCTATGCGCTTTTTTGCTTGTCTTTGTTGTGCCTATAGGATTTTTATTTATAGATAATAGTTGTGATAATCTAACGATAGACCTTGATGCTTCGTTAAATATACTTTTTGTATTAGGTGTTTTATTAGTTCTTCTTCCAGCATTAATTGCATTAGTCGCTTATTTAGGTCAATTGCTTGTTCAGTTGTGGAAGAAAAGAAAAACAAAGGAAAAAGTTAATAAAGATTTTACGCTTGTTTTTTGGTCGACCGATACTACTGAATCTATGACAAATGAAACAACAAGGGAACCGGAAAAGACCTCTATAGAATTTGAGAATTTTTTTGAACAACTCCTTGGAAAAACTTATGAAAAAGGGTTTAAAAATGTTGTTTGTGTTATAGATAATTTGGATAGAATAAATCCTGAAGATGCTCTGAAAATTTGGTCAACTCTTCAGATATTTGTAGAATCGAATAACTTAAAAAGAAGTAAGTCTTGCAAGAGTGATGTTTGGGTTGTTGTTCCTTATGACGAGTCTGGATTAAGATTGTTGTGGGATAAAAAAGATAGGTCGCAAACTGAATGCGAGAAAGAAGGATTACCTAACGGAAGTGGTGATTCAAAGGAAACAGATAAAAAGAAAAACGTTCTTTGTTCTAAATCATTTTTTGATAAAAGTTTCCAGTTAAGAATTGAAGTCCCGAAAATGCTTTTTGAAGGATGGGAAAACTATGCTGACAAAATTATACATGATTCTTTAGAAAATAGTTTCAGTGAAGATCAAATGTCGTGTGTGCTGGAAATGCTTAAGCGAGGTCGAGTAAGCATTAGCGATGCGCCTAGTCCCCGCGAAATAAAAACATATGTGAACCAAGTTGGTTTTCTATACCCCTTGCATAAGGGAAATGCCTCTTTAGAATCCTTGTGCTTTTATATTGATTTGAAGTATTTGAAATCCAAGTCGGCAGATGAAATCAAAAAAGGTTTGTTGGATCGGAGTATTTTGTCTGAAAACAAGGTGCTTGGTTTTGTAAAAGAAAAAACGGATATCGAAAAAGAGTTGTGTGCAATTCTCTTTAATGTGAATGGTGAAAAAGGAATGGAACTTCTTATAGAAGATCCTGTTCTAAATGCATTGAATGAGAGAAATGAAGAAAAGCTACAAAAGTTAGTCCGCAATCATGAACATGCTGTGAAGATTTTTGTTGAAAATATTTTGGCAGAGAATAAATATGATTGCAAAAATTATATGCATTTGTTAATGAAAACATTTGAGGGAAAACTAGAAGCTGATTTGTTGCGGTTTGTTGTTCGTAATTGCGACCAAATATGCAACCAAATGGATAAAATTGCCTCAGTTGATGATTTATGTGCCATTTTCCAGATTGTGAAAGAAAACTCGGAAAACGATTCGCTGTATCAGTTGTCAAAAAAATATGTTGCAATGCAACATGAACTTCTCAAAGGAGATGAAGATAAATCAACTGTAGAAAAAGTTGTTGATTCTATTGAACAGGTTTATGACATTGTTGACGACCATGATTTAATTTATATTGATTACAGACAATTAGGAATGAAACATTTCCAACAGGTCGCGGATGCCGTTGGGATAGAAAGATCGTCAAAATTCGGAAAATTTGTAAGAAGTACAGATTCTTTGGATGAGGATTATTCCCAAAAAATTGTACCGAACTCCCCAGAATTAGCGCTGTTGCCTAAATTTCCTATTATTCTTGCGTGCAGTTCTGGCTGCTTGCAATGGAATAAAACTTTGCAGGCGATAAATAAATTGATTGTTTTTAGGCCTCAGAATAATGTTTTGAATACGGATGCTTTTGTACAGTGTGTTGAGGTTTTATCAGCATTGCAAGGTTATGAATTGAAGGAAGAATGTGACGCTATAAAATCTTTACTGAATAGACCCGACTTCTGGTACTATGTGTCGGTGTCTCAAAAAGAACGTGTGAAATTGAGAGCTGCATACCTATTGGCTAAATATACCGACGATTTGATTTCGCCCCAAGTTCAATTTACGGGACAGTCGCTAAATGGGTATAATTCTACTAAGGCTGTCTTTAAAGAGAAGAATGATGAAATTGTAAGATATTTTTGCAAAAAAATAAATGCGACGAAAAAATCTGATTTTATTTGGTCCCTTGCGAAGAATCATACATATCAATTGATTGGTGGAATCATTGAAAAGCAGTTGAAGGATGAGGAACATTGGTTCTTCAATACCGATAAACCTTTTGAATGTTTTGCCAACGCTATTGAATATGAATATTCAGATAATGAAAGCGTAAGAATGCGATTGTTGGCTGAGTTTGAAAAATCTGCACATTTAGTGGCAAATGTGCAGAAAGCAGAGACTCCTATAACAACTTGTTTAAGTGCGTGCAAAATTCTTTTGGAAAGCGAATACTCTACAACTGTTGTTGAAAAGGTGAAACGTGAACTTGCCACGACGAAAAAGGATGGTTGGTCTAATGCATTGAATGGCAATACCGAACTTCTGGATATTGTACGAAGGTGCAAAGAACTTGATGAGCAACCGCTAGAAGAATTATCAAATGATTTTGCAGATGCTTTTAAAGAGTATGTCAAGTCGGCAATGAGTGCTGAAAATGCTGACTGTTTAACAACGGAAGATTTGGCTGGTCTTTATGATTGTATGAGTGATTCTTTCAAGAGGTATGTATCTGGCGAAGTTGTGAATGAAATCATTGTGCGAAATTTTGTCGTGCACCCTCAAATAAGAGATTTCCTTGTCACAAAGTTAGACTATGATGTGTTAATCGGAAAACATCTAGATGCAGAAAAGATTATAAAGGATCTTGTCGAAGATGCTAAGTGGAGCCAACTTGAATTTGTTGTTGCTTTGATAGATAAACTTGATAAACGATTTGTTCCAAAAGTTTATGATGCGAATGTTATGATAAAACTCCTGAAATCTTTAAAAGGTAAAGCAGAAGAAGGTCAATTGAAAATTGTTGAGTCGCTATGTAAGTTTTTTAATGTAGATTTTGATTCGTTAGAAAATGCCGTAGATGACAATGATGGTGAAGAATCTTAAACGATGGGTTTTTTGTTATGACCGAAGAAGAAATTGATGCTGTTTGGGAAAAAGGCCGGAAAGTGCCGGACTATGACCCTTCCAAGTTTAGGAAGGATGCCTGCGGTGCGTGGATTGCGCGAGATCAGTTTGGCAAAACAGATGCCGAATTCGGGTGGGAAGTTGACCATATTTATCCCCAGGCTTTAGGCGGCGGCGATGATCCTGAAAACAAAAGACCGCTACATTTTAAGAATAACCGAAGCAAAGGTGTTGATTACCCTTCATATAAATCTGTTGTGACTGCTCGTGGAAATAAAAATGTTGAGCAAGAACGTGTATTGCGTGTGAATAAGAATAAGATGGAACTCTTGAACTCTAAGTATGGAGCGCCCAATGCTTGAAAAAATGACAGTAAAAGGCTTATTGCATCAGTTCAGTTATGAATTAGACTTTACTAATGAAAACGGACCTGCTGTAAAGTATATTACGGGACCGAATGGATTTGGTAAAACGACAATTTTGAAACTGTTGGTCGCTCTGTATGGTGCCGATTGGAAGACAATGGCGGCATTGCCGTTCGATTCTTTTGAATGTGTAATGGACGGTAAAACCTTAAGCGTAACAAAAGAAGAGTGGCAGATAATACAAAATGATGATTCAGATGAACAAGATGACCTTGATGTTCGTTTAGACATTTTGTTTGAAGGCCAAAAAACATTGCAGGTTTCTGTAAAGGGGCGTGATGGTAAGTTCTACACACCGAAAAAGAGCGGGGACCACTCTGTCGAGATGATTCTCTCGCAAAAGAAAATCTTGTACATTCCAGATACACGTGTCATAGAAAAGAATCTTCCCAAAAGAAACCGAAAGTCTCCTGTGAAGACTTGTAATGATTCTTTCATTAAGTATCTGTCGATTCTTTCTGATAAAATAGGGGATTTTCTAAAGAGCAAACTCAAAAATGAATTCCCGGTGAATGAACCCATCGAAGGTTTGAAATTTCCTCTAGTTGACAAAATGCTCGGATTCGGCTTGAATTCTGAATTCTTGACAGATGTCAAAAAATATGGTTCAATTGTTGAAAATCTCTTGAACGATGAGTATTCTATTAAGCATGAAGTTGATAAACTTGAAAAGTTTATGGAACTTATAAATCGGTATGAATTTGTCAACAAGAAAATCTCAATATCCGAGAATGATGGATTTCGGTTTAAACTGAATGATTTATTCAATTCAATTATTGATTTGGATGATTTGTCGTCTGGCGAACGCCAATATTTGATGCTTGTTTATAAAATGCTATTTGAATCAAACGAGCATACTTTAGTTC
It encodes the following:
- a CDS encoding DUF3467 domain-containing protein: MAENKQPQIEWNDKDMRTTYVNATNVVAGREEVMMILGVNRAWQMNQEKVDVAISDRIVMNPYTAKRLAIMLSATVRAYEKKYGPLDIGVNTAPAAAPAASAAAKATGKSAK
- a CDS encoding P-loop NTPase fold protein, giving the protein MSESFDFRVMDDSASDNDLLKDGTHQRIADRLFELITKSATKGLTIGLEGSWGSGKSTVVNLLRKKLEETKETFVFYMDSWAHEGDFLRRAFLESFAQQLQNCCEKDDSIQELKDKISNRVITKTIETKPVMGCIGKLCAFLLVFVVPIGFLFIDNSCDNLTIDLDASLNILFVLGVLLVLLPALIALVAYLGQLLVQLWKKRKTKEKVNKDFTLVFWSTDTTESMTNETTREPEKTSIEFENFFEQLLGKTYEKGFKNVVCVIDNLDRINPEDALKIWSTLQIFVESNNLKRSKSCKSDVWVVVPYDESGLRLLWDKKDRSQTECEKEGLPNGSGDSKETDKKKNVLCSKSFFDKSFQLRIEVPKMLFEGWENYADKIIHDSLENSFSEDQMSCVLEMLKRGRVSISDAPSPREIKTYVNQVGFLYPLHKGNASLESLCFYIDLKYLKSKSADEIKKGLLDRSILSENKVLGFVKEKTDIEKELCAILFNVNGEKGMELLIEDPVLNALNERNEEKLQKLVRNHEHAVKIFVENILAENKYDCKNYMHLLMKTFEGKLEADLLRFVVRNCDQICNQMDKIASVDDLCAIFQIVKENSENDSLYQLSKKYVAMQHELLKGDEDKSTVEKVVDSIEQVYDIVDDHDLIYIDYRQLGMKHFQQVADAVGIERSSKFGKFVRSTDSLDEDYSQKIVPNSPELALLPKFPIILACSSGCLQWNKTLQAINKLIVFRPQNNVLNTDAFVQCVEVLSALQGYELKEECDAIKSLLNRPDFWYYVSVSQKERVKLRAAYLLAKYTDDLISPQVQFTGQSLNGYNSTKAVFKEKNDEIVRYFCKKINATKKSDFIWSLAKNHTYQLIGGIIEKQLKDEEHWFFNTDKPFECFANAIEYEYSDNESVRMRLLAEFEKSAHLVANVQKAETPITTCLSACKILLESEYSTTVVEKVKRELATTKKDGWSNALNGNTELLDIVRRCKELDEQPLEELSNDFADAFKEYVKSAMSAENADCLTTEDLAGLYDCMSDSFKRYVSGEVVNEIIVRNFVVHPQIRDFLVTKLDYDVLIGKHLDAEKIIKDLVEDAKWSQLEFVVALIDKLDKRFVPKVYDANVMIKLLKSLKGKAEEGQLKIVESLCKFFNVDFDSLENAVDDNDGEES
- a CDS encoding AAA family ATPase; its protein translation is MLEKMTVKGLLHQFSYELDFTNENGPAVKYITGPNGFGKTTILKLLVALYGADWKTMAALPFDSFECVMDGKTLSVTKEEWQIIQNDDSDEQDDLDVRLDILFEGQKTLQVSVKGRDGKFYTPKKSGDHSVEMILSQKKILYIPDTRVIEKNLPKRNRKSPVKTCNDSFIKYLSILSDKIGDFLKSKLKNEFPVNEPIEGLKFPLVDKMLGFGLNSEFLTDVKKYGSIVENLLNDEYSIKHEVDKLEKFMELINRYEFVNKKISISENDGFRFKLNDLFNSIIDLDDLSSGERQYLMLVYKMLFESNEHTLVLVDEPENSMHMSWILEFPKVIKELCKWSDLQFIICTHNSNIFEQRWDMSQDLFEKSQLRKAE
- a CDS encoding HNH endonuclease signature motif containing protein; its protein translation is MTEEEIDAVWEKGRKVPDYDPSKFRKDACGAWIARDQFGKTDAEFGWEVDHIYPQALGGGDDPENKRPLHFKNNRSKGVDYPSYKSVVTARGNKNVEQERVLRVNKNKMELLNSKYGAPNA